Below is a genomic region from Gracilimonas sp..
CAGCCCCGGCGTCTTCGGCAAATCCTATATTCATATCCTCCAGTGAGATACTATGCACGTTGTTCAAAAACAAAACCGGACCTTCATTCACTTCTATGTCTACGTTTTTCATTAAAATATCTTCAGCATCCATGATCATACCTCCACGGCTGGCAGTCAGCTTCATATTCTCCATGCGAACATTCCGGACACTCATCTCTGGAAGTCCCTGAATCCAAAGAGCCGTTTTTGAATTAAAAGAGTATACATTTTTAATACTGATGTCCCGGAATCGGGGCGTTTCTTCATTGACTTCAGGAATTTGTTCCTGCAGCTTCTTCTTGTCTACTATTTCAGCCTTTTGGTTGGGAGTAGGCATTTCTCCACCGTAATAAAGGTTAAAGCGAATGGGTTCCGTTACCATATCTATCATGTGAATATTTTCAATCTGTATATTCTCTACCACTCCGCCTCTTCCACGCGTGCTTTTAAAACGAATACCTACATCTGTTCCCATAAAAGTAAGGTCGGCTACATGAATGTTTCTGACATCACCCGACATTTCACTGCCTACAACAAATCCCCCATGCGCATGATATACGCTGTTATCTCTTATAATCACGTTTTCTGTTGGAACACCACGTTGCCGGCCGTCTTCATTTTTACCTGACTTAATACATATAGCATCATCGCCCACATCGAAGCTGTTATTATAAACAAGTACATTTTTACTGGATGAAATGTCGAGACCATCTCCATTTTGGGCATACTCGGGATTTCGTACCGTCAGATTTCTGAGAATAATATTCTCGCTCATCAGTGGATTGATATTCCATGCGGGCGAATTCTGAAATGTAGGACCATCCAGAAGGATATTCTTACTTTCCCGAATACTTACTAAAACAGGCCGAAGAAAATCTCTTACTTCTTCATAATCCTCTTTGGTCTCCCTGTTTGGAGGAACATTAAACGTACCGGGATCTCCCATTTTTGAAGCTTCAGTTGGATACCAAACCCGACCGTCATCCGATAAAACACCGCCCGATTCAATCAGTTCTTCCCAATGGTCTTCTGTAACCTTGAATTTCTTAACTGGGCGCCAGGCTCCGCCAGACCCATCAAAAATACCTTCCCCGGTTATCGCGATGTTTTCAACGCCTTTGGCATAGATCGGAGAAATCGCTCTCCATGTATCCAAGCCTTCAAACACCGTTTCAACCAGCGGGTAGTGATCAAAATTATCACTGAACTTTACGAGAGCCCCTTTTTCAACATGAAGGTTAATATTGCTCTTCAGAATGATTGGCCCGGTAAGCCAGATTCCTCTTGGAATCACAACCGTACCTCCGCCATTATTACTAACATCATCAATAGCCTTAGAAATGGCTTCTGTGTTTAGTGTTTCTCCATCCGAAACGGCCCCAAATTCCGTGATATTTACGGAGTAGTCAGGAAATTCAGGAATGGGAATTTCATCCATTTCAAACGGAAATTCGGCATAGTAATGAACTGGGACGGGAGCAAAGTAATCTTTGCTTGTGTTGTTATTATAGGTACAATTAACAGAGCCAATAGTAAGCAATAGAATGAACGACAGATTGATTAATCGTTTCATTACTCTTCGCCCTCAACGATGTAATTGGCAAGTTCGTGGTCCAACTCTTCCAGTCCCTGCATCACCAACTCAGCCATCATCCGGGCACCTGTTTCACTAAAGTGGGTATTATCTGTCACCCCATCCGGGTAGTTTGGGTTTTGACCCGGTTCCAATTGCAAAAACAGCAATGTAGATTTTTCTTTGCCTATTTCGGTTAACATAGCCTGACTTTTGCGATCCATATCAATCAGAGGAACATTCTCGGTTTCAGCCACTTCTCTCATCAGGGCTGAATACTGCTCATGAGTTTCTTTCACCTGTCCATTTTCATCAAATTGCCGACGTGTTATTGGAGTAAGCAGAATCGGATGCGCACCTCTATCCCGGGTTTCAGAAATGTATTGGCGAAGAAACTTCTGATACTGTTCAGGCGGGGTGTATCGGGATTTGGTGGGAACTTCATCATTGTGCCCAAACTGAACGAGTACAAAGTCTCCGGTTTTCAGGGTTTCCTTTATGGTTTCCCATCTCCCTTCTTCAATAAACGTACGGGTACTCCGCCCATTTCTGGCATGATTTTCAATTTCAATTTCATCGGTGAAATAATACTGGAAAGGCATGCCCCATCCCGTCTCCGGATAGGAGCTTATACGTTTATCAGACATCGTTGAATCTCCAACAAGATAAACGACTGGTTTTTCATTCGGGGTGAAAGCCATAAGACTCAACACCACGGTTAATGTGAGTATAATACTGCTTAGTAATAGTTTCTCTGTTGATAATTTTGCCATCATTATTTCTCCAATTGTGTAATTCTAAACCAATCTACATCTGCGAAGCCTGAGTGCTGACTGCTGTATTCCAGATAATCTTCCTTATCACCATTGCGGGGTTGTGTTGCAAAAACTCCAATTTTAGCTCCAATCCACCGACCTTCTTTAGCCTGAAATTTTTCCCCTATATTTTTGAACTTCTTGCCATCTGTACTAAAACTGAACGACGTCAATCCACCTGCCTGTACCTCTGCCCTGAACCAAACTTCATTTTGATCAACATTAATGGTTTCCTGAACGTGTTCTTTTTCACCAGCATCGGCTCCTGTAGCTAAAACCTGTATTATTTGAAATCCATCTTTTGCTCTCTTTATAGCCACATAACTGTAATCTTCACCCATAGCAATTAAACCAGCCTTTTCTTCAATCATATGGGGAGTAAATTCCATTTTAGTAGTTGCAGTGAATTCTGGCGCAGGGAATTTTTGCAGCAATAGATTCGGTACATCCCATAGATTTCGGGCTCCCTCAGGAGCAGGTTTACCATAGAGTCTGAGAAATCCAAAGTTGGAAGTCATAGCCCAGGTTGATTCAGGATTGCCATGCCATTGCCATTGCAGTCCTAGTACATCACTGTTAAACTCATCCGACTCTACCGGAGTTACAATTGGTGTATTTGAAGATGAAACATCAGGTTTTTGATAGGTTTTAACGGGTTCTCCTACCCCGTCATTATTCTGATCTTCGCCCATCATTGGCCAGCCATTTTCCCAGCGTACCGGGTTAAGATGAACAATCCGTCCATAAGGCTGCTTTTCCTGAAAGTGAACAAACCAAGACTCTCCAGATTCCAGATCAACCAGCCCCCCTTGATGAGGCCCGTTTATGTTGGTATTGCCTTGCTGAAGAACTCGTTTAGCTTCATAAGGACCAAATACATTTTTAGATCTCAGGGCAAGTTGCCAGCCTTTAGCTACTCCGCCGGCAGGTGCCATGATGTAGTACCAATCACCTCTTTTCAGAAATTTAGGGCCTTCTACCACACGATTTCCTTCGTGACCATCAAAAACGAGTACAGGGTCACCTTTTACCGTGGTGCCTTCTTTGTTCATTTCCTGCACCACCAACACCGAGTTAATACCTGAACGGCTTCTTGCATAGGCATGAACCAGATATGCTCTGCCATCGTCATCCCAGAGCGGTGAAGAGTCAATCAGCCCTTTTCCGCCTTTTACCAAAACAGGATCTTCCCATTCCCCTCTGGGATCATCGGTTTTAACCATATAAATTCCAAAATCCGGATCACCCCAATAAATATAAAATTTGCCTTCGTGGTACCTGAAGCTGGGAGCCCATACACCATTGCCATGCTGTGGCGTTCTGAAGTGCTCTTCCGGTATTATTTTTGGTAATGCGTGATTAATCAGTTTCCAGTTCACAAGATCTTTAGAGTGAAGAATTGGTAATCCTGGAGACGTATTAAAGCTTGAGGATGTCATATAAAAATCTTCCCCCACACGAATCACATCAGGATCAGAGTAATCAGCATGCAGAATAGGGTTGGTGTAAGTACCATCCCCGTTATCAGCCACCCAAACATTAGACACTCCCTGCTGTTGAGCATGTGATTTTCCAGTGCCTAAATAACTAATTATCATTCCGGACAGGCAAAAAACAAGTAAACGGCACATCGGATTTTTCTTCATTTTCAATCTTAATCTCTAGTAATTACCATCTATTCAACCAATCCATTTAGGTACATTTCAACATTTGTATAGCCCTTGTGAAGGGTATATAAATTCGAGTCTGAAGGGTCATCAGGGTTCAAATTATTTTCGACCTCCCAGCTATCTGGCATGCCATCCAGATCGGTATCAAGGGGAGCCTCTTTTGCTTTCAGTTCTGGCCAGCCCCCAACATCTTTTTGTGAATCTATAATACCCGGTAAACCAGACTTTGACCCTTTAAAGGTTGCCGTTCCTTTTCGTGTTTCTTCTATGATTCTGCTGTCAATTTCATCCCGGTAAAAGCTTGCTCCAACATGCTCCAAAACAGAAGAAAAAGCTTGTTCAGCGGTCTCCAGATTTTTCGGATTAAAGCCAAAAGATGATTGGGCTTTGGTTTGTTCCGGATACCGGGTTTGAACACCTCCATTCCAGTTCTTTTCAGATACACCCGGATGATTATAAACGAAATTCCCTTTCACATAAAACTTTCCATACGGCTCAGAGGGATTTACAATACGGTTTGATACATCATCATCAGTTCCCGGGCCGGCCTTGTAGTAATTATTAACAATATTTTGCTCTCCCTTTTCACCACCATACATACTGTTGAATTCCCAGTTGTATATCACATTGTTGTAGTAATCCAGCTTTCGGTTGGTAGGACTATCATAAGGATCTGAATCAGCCAACCTTGGATTTCGGCTGCTATGATGGGCTATAAGGTTATGATGAAATGTTGCCCGGTTCCCTCCCCAAATTCCGCCGTAACCATGAGCCCCTTTTTCATGAAATGAATTCTTTAGGGATTCAGAAATAATACTCCATTGTAATGTGAAATTGTTATTTCTGTAGAATGAAGACACTTCATCTATCCCCCAACTCATTGAACAGTGGTCTACAATTACATTTTCAGTTCCCAACCCGCTTAAGGCATCACCCTGTACTTTGTGAATATCTCCCAAGCGAAACCGCATATACCTTATAATGATATTATCTGCATCCAACTCTACCGGATAATCCCGAATAGTGATTCCCTGCCCCGGTGCAGATTGACCTGCAATGGTCAGATCTCCGGAACCAATGATTACCGGAGACTTTAAATGAATGTTGCCGGAAGTTGAAAAAACAATGATTCTGGGACCTTTTTTTTCTACAGCAGAACGAAGACTTCCGGGACCGCTGTCGTTTAAGTTGGTGACATAGATAACCTCTCCTCCCCGGCCACCGGTAGTATATTTACCATACCCTTCGGCTCCCGGAAATGCCAGAGTCTGAGCCGAAACCGAAACTGTTATACCCGTCAACATTCCAATGAGCAGAACAGTCATAAGTTTATTTATTTCGACTAGCTTCATATCAAATGTTTGGGTTTAAGATGTAAGATGTTACCTATCCATCTCCAGGCTTAGTTTAATAAACGGGCCGGTAGCTTTGGTATCATTAACCTGAATTTTCTCATTAACATAATATTCATAAGACCCTGAACGGTAGGGATCGCCCCCTAAACCAGCTACTGCACAAACATGATTGATATTGACCAGGCCGTTTTCATCCACTTCAATGAATTCATTTAAAATCCCCTCAAAAGCACGCCCGGCTACCTGGTGATAAGACTCGTCAAGGTATCCCTGGTTAGCTCCTTTCTTGATCGCATAAGTAAACATGATTGAGGCTGAAGCTTCCAGATAATTTCCTTCACGCTTCCCCTGATCCACAACCTGATACCAGACATCAGATTCCTCATCCTGATAATTAACCAACGCCTGAACCACCTCATCAAGGATGAGTACTAAATCATCATGTTGCGGGTGATCTTCCGGGAAATAATCCAACACATCAACAATGGCCATTACATACCAACCCATTGCCCTTCCCCAAAAATTAGGTGAAAGCCCGGTTTCAGGATCTGCCCACTTTTGAGTTTTACTTTGATCCCAGCCATGGTAAAGAAGGCCTGTTTCAGGGTCTCTCATATATTCAAACATTAGTTTTACCTGAAGAGCTACATCATCAAAATTCTCATATTCATCATTGCGCTGACCATACTCAGCATAGAAAGGAGAACCCATATAAGCCCCATCCAGCCACATTTGCCATGGATACCTGTGCTTATGCCAAAATCCACCCAGATGATTTCTAGGCTGATAATTTAAATGGTAACGAAGCTGCTCAATGGCATTTTTATATTTTTCCTTCCCGGTTTCATCATATAAATGGAATAGAGCTCTCCCGGGAGCAATGCGGTCAATGTTGAAATTGGTAACATCATATTTATTGATGGTTCCATCTTCTTCAATCATGAAGTCATAGTAAGCATCAATGTAATCGAGGTATTTCTGCTCTCCAGTTGCTTTGTGTACCTTTTCGATCGACTTCAATACCAATCCAAAAGTATATTCCCACTTCGGTTCATCCCGAAAATCCATATATACAGGATCAGGATTACGCTCC
It encodes:
- a CDS encoding glycoside hydrolase family 88 protein; the encoded protein is MALSIMERNPDPVYMDFRDEPKWEYTFGLVLKSIEKVHKATGEQKYLDYIDAYYDFMIEEDGTINKYDVTNFNIDRIAPGRALFHLYDETGKEKYKNAIEQLRYHLNYQPRNHLGGFWHKHRYPWQMWLDGAYMGSPFYAEYGQRNDEYENFDDVALQVKLMFEYMRDPETGLLYHGWDQSKTQKWADPETGLSPNFWGRAMGWYVMAIVDVLDYFPEDHPQHDDLVLILDEVVQALVNYQDEESDVWYQVVDQGKREGNYLEASASIMFTYAIKKGANQGYLDESYHQVAGRAFEGILNEFIEVDENGLVNINHVCAVAGLGGDPYRSGSYEYYVNEKIQVNDTKATGPFIKLSLEMDR
- a CDS encoding rhamnogalacturonan acetylesterase codes for the protein MAKLSTEKLLLSSIILTLTVVLSLMAFTPNEKPVVYLVGDSTMSDKRISSYPETGWGMPFQYYFTDEIEIENHARNGRSTRTFIEEGRWETIKETLKTGDFVLVQFGHNDEVPTKSRYTPPEQYQKFLRQYISETRDRGAHPILLTPITRRQFDENGQVKETHEQYSALMREVAETENVPLIDMDRKSQAMLTEIGKEKSTLLFLQLEPGQNPNYPDGVTDNTHFSETGARMMAELVMQGLEELDHELANYIVEGEE
- a CDS encoding glycoside hydrolase 43 family protein is translated as MIISYLGTGKSHAQQQGVSNVWVADNGDGTYTNPILHADYSDPDVIRVGEDFYMTSSSFNTSPGLPILHSKDLVNWKLINHALPKIIPEEHFRTPQHGNGVWAPSFRYHEGKFYIYWGDPDFGIYMVKTDDPRGEWEDPVLVKGGKGLIDSSPLWDDDGRAYLVHAYARSRSGINSVLVVQEMNKEGTTVKGDPVLVFDGHEGNRVVEGPKFLKRGDWYYIMAPAGGVAKGWQLALRSKNVFGPYEAKRVLQQGNTNINGPHQGGLVDLESGESWFVHFQEKQPYGRIVHLNPVRWENGWPMMGEDQNNDGVGEPVKTYQKPDVSSSNTPIVTPVESDEFNSDVLGLQWQWHGNPESTWAMTSNFGFLRLYGKPAPEGARNLWDVPNLLLQKFPAPEFTATTKMEFTPHMIEEKAGLIAMGEDYSYVAIKRAKDGFQIIQVLATGADAGEKEHVQETINVDQNEVWFRAEVQAGGLTSFSFSTDGKKFKNIGEKFQAKEGRWIGAKIGVFATQPRNGDKEDYLEYSSQHSGFADVDWFRITQLEK
- a CDS encoding glycoside hydrolase family 28 protein; amino-acid sequence: MKRLINLSFILLLTIGSVNCTYNNNTSKDYFAPVPVHYYAEFPFEMDEIPIPEFPDYSVNITEFGAVSDGETLNTEAISKAIDDVSNNGGGTVVIPRGIWLTGPIILKSNINLHVEKGALVKFSDNFDHYPLVETVFEGLDTWRAISPIYAKGVENIAITGEGIFDGSGGAWRPVKKFKVTEDHWEELIESGGVLSDDGRVWYPTEASKMGDPGTFNVPPNRETKEDYEEVRDFLRPVLVSIRESKNILLDGPTFQNSPAWNINPLMSENIILRNLTVRNPEYAQNGDGLDISSSKNVLVYNNSFDVGDDAICIKSGKNEDGRQRGVPTENVIIRDNSVYHAHGGFVVGSEMSGDVRNIHVADLTFMGTDVGIRFKSTRGRGGVVENIQIENIHMIDMVTEPIRFNLYYGGEMPTPNQKAEIVDKKKLQEQIPEVNEETPRFRDISIKNVYSFNSKTALWIQGLPEMSVRNVRMENMKLTASRGGMIMDAEDILMKNVDIEVNEGPVLFLNNVHSISLEDMNIGFAEDAGAGTGIRLVGPFSESVRLMGVRFTNTAEETSIGPNVGKGVLKRQEK
- a CDS encoding pectate lyase: MKLVEINKLMTVLLIGMLTGITVSVSAQTLAFPGAEGYGKYTTGGRGGEVIYVTNLNDSGPGSLRSAVEKKGPRIIVFSTSGNIHLKSPVIIGSGDLTIAGQSAPGQGITIRDYPVELDADNIIIRYMRFRLGDIHKVQGDALSGLGTENVIVDHCSMSWGIDEVSSFYRNNNFTLQWSIISESLKNSFHEKGAHGYGGIWGGNRATFHHNLIAHHSSRNPRLADSDPYDSPTNRKLDYYNNVIYNWEFNSMYGGEKGEQNIVNNYYKAGPGTDDDVSNRIVNPSEPYGKFYVKGNFVYNHPGVSEKNWNGGVQTRYPEQTKAQSSFGFNPKNLETAEQAFSSVLEHVGASFYRDEIDSRIIEETRKGTATFKGSKSGLPGIIDSQKDVGGWPELKAKEAPLDTDLDGMPDSWEVENNLNPDDPSDSNLYTLHKGYTNVEMYLNGLVE